The genome window tgaaaaaaaaaacatgacttaaagttactggaggtggttaaaataaggtgcgtaaactatgaatttgtgatcagggtataggtgtgcaagacatccaaaatgtttaaacaatattgttatttggttccttgatcagagtactggtttggctctgttggatgacggcggcgggggttgggggtggggggcataaataaatatccataacccaactttgggaggttgacattgttttcttattatatttgtactatcattctatgtttgtattcgtgtaggccaggggtgtccaaagtgcggcccgggggccatttgcggcctgcaggtcattttttaacggccccagggcacattttttaaaaatatgatcgaaataaataaaaaacattaaaagtggtatttaaagagcaaacaggtgaaatgtaacaagaaaatgtagcaatgtttactctaatcacacaaagctgccatgtaggctgtttctttctttaaaaaataataatgaatcaaaatcaatgtcattatgaattattgacctattcaaggcttaagaagtttaccttcgcaatcagctggtcttggttgtgcttaatagtttccagcaggctaaggatgtggattacctcaggcgctgttgacaaacagcagtataaaattaacatgtttcagtgtttatcttcattactcataatcctgacattagctattgaccttagttaatgacaaaagttattgacaaagtttgaagaaaatatgtgattgcttgtgaatttgaattttttccaaaatttgtggcacagaatgaccatccggtatttgtcagttattgctcaccagagcaggaaatgttgtcggccattctttcccctcgccatgttggcctgtaggccaggctggatccaggctcctctgtctgccacatgttgagggctgctggtgaggggggtggagggagtcgaggagggactgccgttcctagtgaggtaggcattgtgagagagccatccgttaaccatgactggtaatacccaaggggcctatctatacactaatatttcagagatcagtccctaccttgtgtaactctctgcatgtttaatgcatgtgctggtgaaggcatatgaatgtgtccttccccatggtgaggtgctaagggagataaattggtattaaatgattgagatctgttaaccatggttactggatgctgagatattattttggagatcagtctttacctagaaagttatctccagttgaggagtcgagttgacaagtactcatgactcttgctggcactcggcgagacgatggagctgggagaagggatacaaggagaggggaatacctttagcactaagaatgttaaccatatctttaatattaatgtggtggttttgttgttttcgatgttaagagattattccttactctgcctgtgcaattggcttgccaaccccagagatgtgaggtcactatttcccgggtcttcttcgctatcatctgagtccccgagatgatggctgttgggtaaccatatcattaggattattgcaataccaaaattgccaaatatacatatagtacaagcatctctggtctatttttgaatgctaccggaaataaccttcctattactgtagaaacatgacaaaaacaagacggaacacacttacactggcttcctgttccttttttctggcagctcctcgttctctgcctcagattgcaggtctgaggtgttgcagccctttccatattgttgcattatttttaatgcgtctttgtagttgtctaaaattgaatatgttaaaatgaacatgactttcaaattagctgt of Entelurus aequoreus isolate RoL-2023_Sb linkage group LG09, RoL_Eaeq_v1.1, whole genome shotgun sequence contains these proteins:
- the LOC133656836 gene encoding uncharacterized protein LOC133656836 isoform X3 codes for the protein MQQYGKGCNTSDLQSEAENEELPEKRNRKPVHHLGDSDDSEEDPGNSDLTSLGLASQLHRQTPSSRRVPARVMSTCQLDSSTGDNFLAPHHGEGHIHMPSPAHALNMQRVTQGTAVPPRLPPPPSPAALNMWQTEEPGSSLAYRPTWRGERMADNISCSAPEVIHILSLLETIKHNQDQLIAKVL
- the LOC133656836 gene encoding uncharacterized protein LOC133656836 isoform X1, coding for MVFWPSYKNTDRIERAALNEVQHEPNWPRFDVSVVRTCDNYKDALKIMQQYGKGCNTSDLQSEAENEELPEKRNRKPVHHLGDSDDSEEDPGNSDLTSLGLASQLHRQTPSSRRVPARVMSTCQLDSSTGDNFLAPHHGEGHIHMPSPAHALNMQRVTQGTAVPPRLPPPPSPAALNMWQTEEPGSSLAYRPTWRGERMADNISCSAPEVIHILSLLETIKHNQDQLIAKVL
- the LOC133656836 gene encoding uncharacterized protein LOC133656836 isoform X2 translates to MVFWPSYKNTDRIERAALNEVQHEPNWPRFDVSVVRTCDNYKDALKIMQQYGKGCNTSDLQSEAENEELPEKRNRKPVHHLGDSDDSEEDPGNSDLTSLGLASQLHRQTPSSRRVPARVMSTCQLDSSTGDNFLGTAVPPRLPPPPSPAALNMWQTEEPGSSLAYRPTWRGERMADNISCSAPEVIHILSLLETIKHNQDQLIAKVL